The genomic window AAGGAGGAGCTATATGCAAAATGAAATAATAAAATTAGCTCTTAATCAAGGTATATGGTCAGTACTATTTGTAGTACTGCTTTTTTATATACTTAAAACACAAGAGAAAAGAGATTCACTTCAAGAAAAACGAGAGCGAAAATATCAAGAAATTATAACTGAATTAACAAATAAATTCACAGCAATAGAAAGAGGTATAGATGATATAAAAGAAGAAATAAAAGACATAAGAACAATATAGACAAGAATGTCTGAGTGCAATATACAATAAAATTCAATGATTTTATATCTATTTATAAAAACATATGGAGGATTATTAATGAAAAAAACAGAAACTCTAAGAAAAAGATTGAAAAATTATGGTTTATGGGCTGCAGTTTTAGCTTTTATACCTATATTTTTAGATGGACTTAAAATATACAATATAGATATTCTTCTTCCAACTAATTACGAAACCATTGTAAAATCCTTACTGGGACTACTTGTTCTAGCTGGTATACTTAATAATCCTACCACTGAGCATAAGGGATTTGGTGATGATAAGATAAATGAACCTAAAATAATAGAAACTACCAAAGAATTTACAGGGGAATAAACAGAATTATAAGCTTTAGGTGGAGTTCAAAACTCCATCTGAAGCTTACAATTCTATATATGCTTGATGCTTGTTATATAATTTAATAATAAAAGGTATAAGTTAATACTTCAACTCTTTATAAATGTTATCTAAATCATTGATAATATTTGTATCTATTTCATACCAATCTCCATTAATGTTAACCTTATTTTTTAAAAAAGATATAGTATAATTTTTTTCACCTTTAATTTATATCAGATATACCCATCCCTTAAAAGGTTGGTTGATTTTTTTCATTAATTTTATGGAATTAACAAAATCAATTATCTTTTTTAAATCTTCTTTTTCAGATAAAACCTTTTTTCTAGGAGGAACAGGTAACTTTGCTAATGAGATTTCTTTTATAGAATTTTCATTTAAACAAAGTCTAGTTAAATCTTTATTATGATTTCTATAAAAACATAATAAACATATTAAAAATATTATTATTGATATTGGTATCAATAATTTTTTCATAATAACTCCCCTTTTAAATATTAACCTTAAAGTACCATATTGGAGAATTAATTACAATATTTACTATTTCTTATTATTGTATTTATTATAAGTATCCCATATGTTCTTATGAAAAATAATGTAGAAATAACATATAATATAAAATATGGTTATTGAATATTGATGGTAAATGATAGTAAAATTAGATTGATTAATAATGTTTAAGATTAAAATAATATTTATAGAGGGAATTTACATGAAAAGATTAAAAATAAGTTTAAGGCTTCAGACGAAAATAGCAATTATGAATATAGTTATTATATTTATACCTTTAATAATTACGACTTTATTTATTTCAGATTTAAGAATGTTTGGTATAAAAAACGAGATGAAAAAAAACACAATGAATATAGCTAAAATTATTGCAAATTCTAAGTTAATAATTAAAACCTTAGAAGAGAATCAATCACCAGAAACTATTAGAAGCTATATGAATGGTATATTAAGTTGTGTGGATGATATTAATACTGTTGTAATAACAGATCTTTGTGCAAAAAGATGTATTACTATAAAAGCTGATTCTATAGAATCATCAGAAATGATTAATAATGAAATAAATGGGCAGATAAATATCCCTAAAATGCAAAATGATTATATGTCTGAAGGAGTAGAGAGTTTTGGAAATCAAATTATAGCATTTTTACATGTTAGAAATGAAAAAGGAGTAAAAGTAGGTTATGTCATAGTTAAAA from Clostridium sp. MB40-C1 includes these protein-coding regions:
- a CDS encoding BhlA/UviB family holin-like peptide translates to MQNEIIKLALNQGIWSVLFVVLLFYILKTQEKRDSLQEKRERKYQEIITELTNKFTAIERGIDDIKEEIKDIRTI
- a CDS encoding holin — encoded protein: MKKTETLRKRLKNYGLWAAVLAFIPIFLDGLKIYNIDILLPTNYETIVKSLLGLLVLAGILNNPTTEHKGFGDDKINEPKIIETTKEFTGE